A genomic window from Planococcus rifietoensis includes:
- a CDS encoding acyltransferase family protein has product MSDLRVPEKRFRPELEGIRAVAALLVAVYHIWIGSVSGGVDVFFIVSGYLITTSLLSRMVREGRINYLENLLGLAKRLFPLAFTVLAVSAVLSIFLLPLSTWRQTIAELFSSMFYFQNWQLANSAVDYLAQNNTASPFQHFWALSIQGQFYVTWPIVITLVYLLATKILKTPVRKTLLAVLSVIFLASLSYSVYITAVNQPWAYFDTFARAWEFSLGGMLALLLPYLKFSDRAHLIMGWVGLAIISFTGMVLPVSTVFPGFAALLPTGGVILVIIASENGQAFGVQKLLGSKPFQYFGSISYGFYLWHWPLLVFYYAYFNTETVTTLGGIGILAITLVLSIMTIRLVEKPVREMPVKHSKKRLSKVLVALMTPAILVGLSWGVFVQASSSNSEPVTIEDNPGARAVLENIQPAEDAELQPDFLSAKEDLPTFYSDKDCFLTGSVSSKLKECSFGVTENPEHVVALVGGSHSGHWFPALEAVAEEMNMRIDVYNKDACRFSSGDFDGQLDEACMTWNDNLQERLMAEPPDLIFTTATVNSGDTVPKGYINKWKEFEGVAEIFAVRDNPRMKVDPTLCLDELNVDNCSVERDKALADVVPWENTEGIPNNVTFADMSEYFCTDDTCPPVVGNVLVYRDKHHLTTLYSQTMGPALKEHLEPALENLN; this is encoded by the coding sequence ATGTCAGATTTACGGGTGCCTGAAAAGCGCTTCCGGCCTGAGCTGGAAGGAATTCGCGCAGTAGCAGCGCTTTTGGTAGCAGTCTATCATATTTGGATCGGGTCGGTTTCCGGCGGGGTCGATGTCTTTTTCATCGTCTCGGGATATTTGATCACGACGTCTCTTTTGTCACGGATGGTGCGCGAAGGCCGCATCAATTATCTGGAAAATCTATTGGGGCTCGCGAAACGGTTGTTTCCGCTGGCATTTACGGTACTTGCCGTAAGCGCCGTGCTGTCGATTTTCTTGTTGCCGCTCAGCACATGGCGTCAGACAATCGCCGAATTGTTTTCGTCGATGTTCTATTTCCAGAACTGGCAGCTTGCCAATAGCGCCGTCGATTATTTGGCGCAGAACAATACTGCAAGCCCGTTCCAGCATTTCTGGGCATTGTCGATCCAGGGCCAGTTTTACGTAACGTGGCCGATCGTCATCACGCTCGTGTACCTGTTGGCGACAAAAATCCTGAAAACGCCGGTGCGCAAAACTTTGCTGGCGGTGCTATCGGTGATTTTCCTCGCTTCACTTAGCTATTCGGTTTATATTACCGCAGTCAATCAGCCGTGGGCGTATTTTGATACATTCGCCCGCGCTTGGGAATTCTCGCTCGGCGGGATGCTCGCATTATTGCTTCCTTATCTGAAATTTTCGGACCGTGCGCATCTCATCATGGGTTGGGTAGGGCTTGCGATTATCTCATTCACCGGTATGGTGCTTCCTGTATCGACGGTGTTTCCGGGATTTGCGGCATTGCTGCCGACCGGTGGCGTGATCTTGGTTATTATCGCCAGTGAAAATGGCCAGGCATTCGGTGTTCAGAAATTGCTTGGTTCGAAGCCGTTCCAGTATTTCGGCAGCATTTCCTATGGCTTTTATTTATGGCATTGGCCGTTGCTGGTGTTTTACTATGCCTATTTCAATACGGAAACGGTCACAACACTTGGCGGCATCGGCATTTTGGCCATCACGCTCGTTTTGTCGATCATGACCATCCGACTCGTCGAAAAACCGGTGCGCGAGATGCCGGTCAAGCATTCGAAAAAGCGCTTGTCGAAAGTATTGGTCGCGTTGATGACACCGGCAATTCTGGTCGGCCTTTCGTGGGGCGTCTTCGTCCAAGCGAGCAGCAGCAATAGCGAACCGGTAACAATCGAAGACAATCCCGGCGCCCGCGCCGTATTGGAAAATATCCAGCCGGCAGAAGATGCGGAACTGCAGCCAGACTTTTTATCGGCGAAAGAAGACTTGCCGACATTCTATAGCGATAAAGACTGCTTCTTGACAGGCAGTGTCAGCTCGAAACTCAAGGAATGTTCGTTTGGCGTAACGGAAAACCCTGAGCATGTCGTGGCCTTGGTCGGCGGATCGCATTCGGGGCACTGGTTCCCGGCGCTTGAAGCAGTCGCAGAAGAAATGAACATGCGCATCGATGTCTATAACAAAGATGCCTGCCGATTCTCAAGCGGCGATTTCGACGGCCAGCTGGATGAAGCGTGCATGACGTGGAATGATAATCTGCAAGAGCGCCTGATGGCAGAACCGCCTGATTTGATCTTCACGACAGCGACGGTGAATTCTGGCGATACGGTGCCAAAAGGGTATATCAATAAGTGGAAAGAGTTCGAAGGGGTCGCGGAGATTTTCGCGGTGCGCGACAACCCGCGCATGAAAGTCGACCCGACGCTCTGTCTCGATGAATTGAACGTCGACAATTGTTCGGTGGAACGCGACAAAGCTTTGGCGGATGTCGTGCCGTGGGAAAATACGGAAGGCATCCCGAACAATGTGACGTTTGCCGATATGTCCGAATATTTCTGTACGGACGATACGTGCCCGCCTGTGGTCGGCAATGTACTCGTCTACCGGGATAAGCATCATTTGACGACGCTTTATTCACAAACAATGGGGCCGGCGTTGAAAGAACATCTTGAACCGGCTCTTGAAAATTTAAACTGA
- a CDS encoding DUF6920 family protein → MKRRWPVLALTTLGAYGAYRKYKDMTRLVKPTWPEVRHAGEVEQARTDNLPKPISKWLEVSGAVGREQVMGVYVKQEGWMKTKPDQEEWSESTAEQYSFVDPPSFYWKARMKVDGLFVTGSDSFRDGRAGMRIRFAGLVPINRAIPDGKLDESALQRFLMEMAWLPGLVFSPYVRFLNSNERSVEAEMTYNGSTANVTFEFDETGRMKRARAMRYKEVGEDAKRLPCIAEVHEWQTVDGIEIPRRIDITWIIDGQAFTWYKFTVEAAKFNPRVPDAW, encoded by the coding sequence ATGAAACGCAGATGGCCGGTTTTAGCATTGACAACGCTTGGGGCATACGGAGCTTACCGAAAGTACAAAGACATGACGCGGCTCGTCAAGCCGACGTGGCCGGAAGTCCGGCACGCCGGGGAAGTGGAACAGGCAAGAACGGACAATCTCCCGAAACCGATCTCCAAATGGCTGGAAGTCAGCGGCGCGGTCGGCCGTGAACAGGTGATGGGCGTTTATGTAAAGCAAGAGGGCTGGATGAAAACCAAACCCGACCAGGAAGAATGGAGCGAATCGACCGCCGAGCAATACAGTTTTGTCGACCCGCCGTCGTTTTATTGGAAAGCGCGCATGAAAGTGGACGGCTTGTTCGTCACAGGGTCTGACAGTTTTCGGGATGGCCGTGCGGGCATGCGCATCCGCTTTGCGGGGCTCGTGCCGATCAACCGGGCAATTCCCGACGGCAAGCTTGATGAATCGGCATTGCAGCGCTTTTTAATGGAAATGGCCTGGCTGCCGGGGCTAGTGTTCAGCCCGTATGTGCGGTTTTTGAACAGCAACGAACGTTCAGTGGAAGCGGAAATGACCTATAACGGGTCGACCGCCAATGTAACGTTCGAGTTTGATGAAACAGGGCGCATGAAGCGGGCGCGTGCGATGCGCTATAAAGAGGTCGGCGAAGATGCCAAGCGCTTGCCGTGCATCGCAGAAGTGCATGAATGGCAAACAGTGGACGGCATCGAAATCCCGCGGCGCATCGACATCACCTGGATCATCGACGGTCAAGCCTTCACTTGGTACAAATTCACCGTCGAAGCCGCCAAATTCAACCCGCGTGTCCCGGATGCCTGGTAG
- a CDS encoding bifunctional homocysteine S-methyltransferase/methylenetetrahydrofolate reductase: MMLLDELKKRMLTADGAMGTLLYSYGIEYCNEELNIQRPEVIEKIHRDYIAAGADIIQTNTYGANAHKLARYGLEEQTEAINKAAIAIANKAAKDGGQFVLGTIGGIRGIRKSDATLDEIVAMVDQQAQHLLSGDPDGLLLETYYDFEELAATVSHLKKLTDAPLIAQLSMHEPGILQNGMSLNEGLKRLDALGAEIVGVNCRLGPHHTIQAFEGVELPEKAFLSAYPNASLLDIEDGRIVYESEADYFGRAALLLREEGVRLIGGCCGTTPKHIEAVKKRIGHLQPITEKKVEEKKPIVIREAEALKDKPLHEKAKTERTIIVELDTPRHLDVEKFLEGSKALDAEGIDAITMADNSLASPRISNMAMGSILKHKQDVRPLAHITCRDRNLIGLQSHIMGLNALGIHDILAVTGDPTKVGDFPGATSVYDVSSLELIQLIKKLNEGISFSGKPLRKKANFSVAAAFNPNVRVVERAVQRLEKKIEAGADYFISQPVYTKEKIIEIHEATKHLDTPIFLGVMPLTSIRSADFLHNEVPGIKLSEEALDRMRACGEDKEKSTAEGIQIAKELIDTAAELFNGIYLITPFVRYDMTVELIRHIRQLDLKKASDRAYA; encoded by the coding sequence ATCATGCTATTAGATGAACTGAAAAAACGGATGCTGACGGCGGACGGCGCTATGGGAACGCTGTTGTACTCCTACGGTATCGAATACTGCAACGAGGAATTGAACATCCAGCGCCCGGAAGTGATTGAGAAGATCCACCGCGACTATATTGCGGCCGGGGCGGACATCATCCAAACGAACACATACGGGGCGAATGCCCATAAACTGGCGCGCTATGGACTCGAAGAACAGACCGAAGCGATCAATAAAGCGGCGATTGCGATCGCCAATAAAGCCGCAAAAGACGGCGGGCAATTCGTGCTCGGCACAATCGGCGGCATCCGCGGCATCCGCAAAAGCGATGCGACTTTGGATGAAATCGTCGCCATGGTCGACCAGCAAGCACAGCATCTATTGTCCGGCGACCCGGATGGCTTGCTGCTTGAGACGTATTATGATTTCGAGGAACTGGCGGCGACCGTTAGCCATCTGAAGAAACTGACCGACGCCCCGCTAATCGCGCAATTATCGATGCACGAACCCGGCATCTTGCAAAACGGCATGAGCTTGAACGAAGGATTGAAACGGCTCGATGCGCTCGGCGCAGAAATTGTCGGCGTTAATTGCCGTCTCGGCCCGCACCATACGATCCAGGCGTTTGAAGGCGTCGAACTGCCGGAAAAAGCCTTTTTGTCCGCTTACCCGAACGCTTCGCTATTGGATATTGAAGACGGGCGCATCGTCTATGAATCGGAAGCCGATTATTTCGGCCGTGCGGCATTGCTTTTGCGCGAAGAAGGCGTGCGCCTCATTGGCGGTTGTTGCGGCACGACGCCAAAGCATATCGAAGCGGTGAAAAAACGCATTGGCCATTTGCAGCCGATCACCGAAAAGAAAGTCGAAGAGAAAAAGCCGATCGTCATCCGTGAAGCGGAAGCCTTGAAAGACAAGCCTTTGCACGAAAAAGCGAAAACCGAGCGGACCATCATCGTCGAACTCGATACGCCGCGCCATTTGGATGTCGAGAAATTCCTTGAAGGTTCAAAAGCATTGGACGCAGAAGGCATCGATGCCATCACGATGGCCGACAATTCACTGGCCTCGCCGCGCATCAGTAATATGGCGATGGGCTCGATCCTCAAGCATAAGCAGGATGTCAGACCTCTTGCGCATATTACCTGTAGAGACCGCAATTTGATCGGCCTGCAATCACATATCATGGGGCTGAACGCACTTGGTATCCACGACATACTCGCCGTTACGGGTGATCCGACAAAAGTCGGCGATTTTCCGGGTGCGACAAGCGTCTATGATGTCTCGAGCCTAGAATTGATCCAGCTCATCAAAAAGCTCAACGAAGGCATTTCATTCTCCGGGAAACCGCTCCGGAAAAAAGCGAATTTCTCGGTCGCTGCCGCGTTCAACCCGAACGTCCGCGTGGTGGAGCGAGCTGTTCAAAGGCTCGAGAAAAAAATCGAAGCCGGGGCGGATTATTTCATTTCACAACCGGTCTATACGAAAGAGAAAATCATCGAGATCCACGAGGCGACAAAGCATCTGGACACGCCGATTTTCCTTGGGGTCATGCCGCTGACGAGCATACGCAGCGCCGACTTCCTGCATAATGAAGTACCGGGCATCAAATTGTCGGAAGAGGCACTTGACCGCATGAGGGCTTGCGGCGAAGACAAAGAAAAATCGACCGCGGAAGGCATCCAAATCGCGAAAGAATTGATCGATACCGCAGCGGAATTGTTCAACGGCATTTATTTGATCACGCCATTTGTGCGCTACGACATGACGGTGGAATTGATCCGCCACATCCGACAACTAGATTTAAAGAAAGCGAGCGATCGTGCCTATGCCTAA
- the metH gene encoding methionine synthase — protein sequence MPKHLIEQQLEKRILIIDGAMGTMIQNADLSAEDFGGEEYDGCNEYLNIVRPDVLEGVHDAYLEAGADIICTNTFGGTPVVLDEYGLGHRAAEINQKAVEIAKISQAKYSTPEWPRFVAGALGPTTKTLSVTGGITFDELKTDFQVQAKALIEGGADLLLLETSQDMLNVKAATIAIRDAFEETGVELPVMISGTIEPMGTTLAGQTIEAFYVSIEHIKPLSVGLNCATGPEFMTDHLRSLSELSTGYVSCYPNAGLPDEEGHYHETPESLSKKLRGFAEKGWLNVVGGCCGTTPAHIAAVREAVDGLAPRERNETSHGHAVSGIEVLEYDESMRPLFVGERTNVIGSRKFKRLIIEGKFEEAAEIARAQVKNGAHVIDICLANPDRDELEDMAAFMQEVVKKVKVPLVIDSTDEDVIEASLKFSQGKAIINSINLEDGEERFDAVMPLVKKYGASVVVGTIDEIGMAVTRERKLEIAERSYHLLTEKWGLAPEDIIFDPLVFPVGTGDEQYIGSAVETVEGIRLIKEKLPRALTILGVSNVSFGLPPVGREVLNAVYLYHCTQAGLDYAIVNTEKLERFASIPKEEVKMAEELLFETTDKNLADFTDFYRDKKKEKTEDDIPDTVPERLAYYILEGTKEGLIPDLEKAREMYEDPLEIINGPLMEGMAEVGRLFNDNQLIVAEVLQSAGVMKAAVSYLEGFMEKKADDSGKGKVILATVKGDVHDIGKNLVDIILSNNGFKVIDIGIKVTPAALIEVIRKEQPDIVGLSGLLVKSAKQMVLTAQDFREADIDVPILVGGAALSRRFTETKIAAEYNGPVIYAKDAMQGLDLANRLQSGAGKAVLLEELGAQKEKRQAQDAARAEKGAVAILEKPVKTVREDAPVYVPNDLRRHVSKEYSVAHLYPYVNMRTLIGHHLGLRGYSDKLLQQGDARAVELHELATKFLQSGILKPAGMYQFFPAQSDGDDVIIYDPKDAQKEIERFTFPRQAKAPFLCLADYLKSTASGEMDYVAFMQVTAGHGVRAEATRLKEAGRFLESHALQATALELAEGFAERIHQEIRDQWGFPDATDFSMRDRFAAKYQGQRFSFGYPACPNLEDQAKLFGLIKPEDIGVHLTEEFMMDPEASVSAIVFAHPDARYFNVE from the coding sequence ATGCCTAAACATTTAATTGAACAGCAGCTCGAAAAACGCATCCTCATCATCGACGGTGCAATGGGGACGATGATCCAAAATGCAGATTTGTCTGCCGAGGATTTCGGTGGCGAAGAATACGACGGCTGCAATGAATACTTGAATATTGTCCGACCCGATGTGCTTGAAGGGGTGCACGACGCTTATTTGGAAGCGGGCGCTGACATCATCTGCACAAACACATTCGGCGGCACGCCAGTCGTTTTGGATGAATACGGGCTCGGTCATCGTGCAGCGGAAATCAATCAAAAAGCGGTGGAAATCGCTAAAATCAGCCAAGCGAAATATTCGACGCCGGAATGGCCGCGCTTTGTTGCGGGCGCACTCGGCCCGACGACGAAAACTTTGTCGGTAACAGGCGGCATTACATTCGACGAATTAAAAACCGATTTCCAGGTACAGGCGAAAGCCTTAATCGAAGGGGGCGCGGATTTACTACTCCTTGAGACGAGCCAGGATATGCTCAATGTCAAAGCGGCGACGATCGCGATACGCGATGCCTTTGAAGAAACCGGAGTGGAATTGCCGGTGATGATTTCAGGGACGATCGAACCGATGGGCACAACGCTTGCTGGACAGACGATTGAAGCCTTTTACGTGTCGATCGAACATATCAAGCCGCTTTCTGTCGGTTTGAACTGTGCGACAGGGCCGGAATTCATGACCGATCATTTGCGTTCGCTGTCTGAACTGTCGACAGGCTATGTCAGCTGCTACCCGAACGCCGGACTGCCGGACGAGGAAGGGCATTACCACGAGACGCCGGAATCTTTGTCGAAAAAACTGCGCGGCTTTGCTGAAAAAGGCTGGCTCAATGTCGTCGGCGGCTGTTGCGGCACGACACCAGCACATATTGCGGCAGTGCGTGAAGCGGTCGACGGGCTGGCTCCGCGCGAGCGCAATGAAACGAGCCATGGACATGCGGTGTCAGGCATCGAAGTGCTCGAATACGACGAGTCGATGCGTCCGCTATTTGTCGGCGAACGCACGAACGTCATCGGTTCGCGCAAATTCAAGCGGCTCATTATCGAAGGGAAATTCGAGGAAGCGGCGGAAATCGCACGCGCCCAAGTGAAGAACGGTGCGCACGTCATCGATATTTGCCTGGCGAACCCGGACCGCGACGAACTTGAAGACATGGCGGCATTCATGCAGGAAGTCGTCAAAAAAGTGAAAGTGCCGCTCGTCATCGACTCCACGGATGAAGACGTTATCGAAGCGTCGCTGAAATTCTCCCAAGGCAAAGCGATCATCAACTCGATCAATTTGGAAGACGGGGAAGAACGTTTTGATGCGGTCATGCCGCTCGTGAAAAAATACGGCGCTTCGGTCGTCGTCGGCACGATTGACGAAATCGGCATGGCGGTGACGCGTGAGCGCAAACTCGAAATTGCGGAACGCTCGTATCACTTGCTGACGGAAAAATGGGGGCTCGCACCGGAAGACATCATTTTCGATCCTCTCGTGTTCCCGGTCGGAACAGGCGACGAGCAATACATCGGCTCGGCGGTTGAAACGGTCGAAGGCATCCGCCTCATCAAGGAAAAGCTGCCGCGCGCTTTGACGATTCTCGGTGTGTCGAATGTGTCGTTTGGCTTGCCGCCGGTCGGCCGCGAAGTATTGAATGCCGTTTATCTCTACCATTGCACGCAAGCCGGGCTTGATTACGCAATCGTCAACACCGAGAAGCTCGAGCGCTTTGCATCGATTCCGAAAGAAGAAGTGAAGATGGCGGAAGAGTTATTGTTCGAGACGACCGACAAAAACTTGGCGGACTTCACGGATTTCTACCGCGATAAGAAAAAGGAAAAAACCGAGGACGATATTCCGGATACCGTGCCGGAGCGCCTCGCTTACTATATTCTCGAAGGCACGAAAGAAGGGCTCATCCCCGATCTTGAGAAAGCGCGCGAGATGTACGAAGACCCGCTCGAGATCATCAACGGCCCGCTCATGGAAGGCATGGCGGAAGTCGGGCGCTTGTTCAACGACAACCAGCTGATTGTCGCAGAAGTGCTGCAATCAGCCGGCGTCATGAAAGCGGCTGTGTCCTATCTCGAAGGCTTTATGGAAAAGAAAGCGGATGATAGCGGAAAAGGCAAAGTCATTCTCGCGACTGTCAAAGGCGACGTCCACGATATTGGCAAAAACTTGGTCGACATCATCTTGTCGAACAACGGCTTTAAAGTGATCGATATCGGCATCAAAGTGACGCCAGCAGCACTCATCGAAGTGATCCGTAAAGAACAGCCGGATATCGTCGGCTTGTCGGGGCTGCTTGTGAAATCCGCCAAGCAGATGGTGTTGACGGCACAGGATTTCCGTGAAGCGGATATCGACGTGCCGATTTTAGTCGGCGGTGCGGCCTTGTCCCGCCGCTTTACCGAAACGAAAATCGCCGCGGAATACAACGGCCCTGTCATTTACGCCAAAGACGCGATGCAAGGGCTGGACCTTGCGAACCGCCTGCAAAGCGGTGCCGGAAAAGCAGTCTTGCTCGAAGAACTCGGCGCACAAAAAGAAAAGCGCCAAGCACAAGATGCCGCGCGCGCAGAAAAAGGCGCTGTCGCCATTTTGGAAAAGCCGGTCAAGACCGTTCGCGAAGATGCGCCAGTTTACGTGCCGAACGATTTGCGCAGGCATGTATCGAAAGAGTATTCAGTCGCGCATCTATACCCGTACGTCAATATGCGCACATTGATCGGCCATCACTTGGGGCTCCGAGGCTATAGCGACAAACTGTTGCAACAAGGCGATGCGCGGGCTGTGGAATTGCACGAACTCGCGACCAAGTTTCTCCAGTCAGGAATACTGAAGCCGGCAGGGATGTATCAATTCTTCCCGGCGCAATCCGACGGCGACGATGTCATCATCTACGACCCGAAAGACGCTCAAAAGGAAATCGAGCGCTTCACATTCCCGCGCCAAGCTAAAGCGCCATTCCTCTGTCTGGCTGATTACTTGAAATCAACCGCAAGCGGCGAGATGGATTATGTCGCGTTCATGCAAGTGACGGCAGGGCACGGCGTACGTGCGGAAGCGACACGCTTGAAAGAGGCGGGGCGTTTCCTCGAAAGCCATGCGCTGCAGGCGACCGCTTTGGAACTCGCGGAAGGATTTGCAGAACGCATCCATCAGGAAATCCGCGACCAATGGGGCTTCCCGGACGCGACGGATTTCTCGATGCGCGACCGATTCGCGGCGAAGTACCAAGGGCAGCGCTTCTCGTTCGGCTACCCGGCCTGCCCGAATCTGGAGGACCAGGCGAAATTGTTCGGCCTTATCAAACCAGAAGACATCGGCGTCCACTTGACGGAAGAATTCATGATGGACCCGGAAGCATCGGTATCGGCGATTGTCTTCGCCCACCCGGATGCGCGTTATTTCAATGTAGAATAA
- a CDS encoding LLM class flavin-dependent oxidoreductase — protein MTVLNILDYSPIDEGETAASALRSTAELAKLADRLGYKRYWVAEHHQVFSVAGSSPEMLMMHLATLTERLRIGSGGVMLPHYSAYKVAENFRLLEALHPNRIDLGVGRSPSFRLVNQALNESKGKRVPYAQQLIDLEKYFTDDVDSEHRFQKLKATPITETAPELWLLGTGEGSAKLAAERGMAYAYAHFARPEKAGIDAIERYRETFIPSGMRKQPHVTIAVFAIVGETEEQAEQLAKAFDLWLLFVESDFQPPYYPSVGTAEKRRLSATEQERVERNRSRMLVGTAEQVKEQIETVAEQFEADEITIIPNIAGHQARMDTVRLLAEAFNMK, from the coding sequence ATGACCGTCTTGAATATTTTGGATTACTCGCCGATCGATGAAGGCGAAACGGCGGCTTCCGCGCTGCGCTCGACGGCGGAATTGGCGAAACTGGCGGACCGCTTAGGCTACAAGCGCTATTGGGTCGCGGAGCACCATCAAGTGTTTTCCGTTGCCGGCAGTTCACCGGAAATGCTCATGATGCATTTGGCAACGCTCACCGAACGGCTGCGCATCGGCTCGGGCGGCGTTATGCTGCCGCATTACAGCGCCTACAAAGTGGCGGAGAATTTCCGTCTGCTTGAAGCGCTGCACCCGAACCGGATCGATCTCGGCGTCGGGCGTTCACCGAGCTTCCGGCTCGTCAACCAGGCGCTCAACGAATCCAAAGGCAAGCGCGTGCCCTATGCCCAGCAGCTCATCGACCTGGAGAAATATTTCACCGATGATGTGGACAGTGAACACCGCTTCCAGAAACTAAAAGCGACACCAATCACAGAAACAGCGCCTGAACTGTGGCTTCTCGGGACAGGTGAAGGCTCGGCGAAACTTGCGGCTGAACGCGGCATGGCGTATGCCTATGCGCATTTCGCCCGCCCTGAAAAAGCGGGCATCGATGCGATCGAACGCTACCGCGAAACGTTTATCCCGTCCGGAATGCGTAAGCAGCCGCATGTCACCATCGCTGTTTTCGCCATTGTGGGCGAGACGGAAGAGCAAGCCGAACAACTCGCTAAAGCATTCGATTTATGGCTATTGTTCGTCGAATCGGATTTCCAGCCGCCGTATTACCCGTCGGTTGGAACAGCTGAAAAACGGCGCCTCAGTGCAACAGAGCAAGAGCGCGTCGAACGCAACAGAAGCCGTATGCTCGTTGGTACGGCCGAACAAGTTAAAGAGCAAATTGAAACGGTTGCCGAACAGTTCGAAGCCGATGAAATTACCATCATCCCGAATATTGCCGGCCATCAGGCGCGTATGGACACTGTGCGTTTACTGGCTGAAGCATTTAACATGAAATGA
- a CDS encoding cation diffusion facilitator family transporter, protein MKEFIGLLKFGTKSALWAAIVNTIVAIIKTAAYLITGNVAMFAEMMHSYGDAANQFFVFIGSALSKKEPTERFPGGFGRLVNLVLLGAVLVVGVLAYETIIEGIHHISNATHSEDWFWLNISVLGTAAILEAAVLYKAMKEITEHLPKDQVSGFKIIPASYKHAKEAKPATKLVFLEDNVAVGGALLALLAIVVSTYTPFHSATGYASIIIGISLIVVVGRIFLDNAAGVLGVADLGLQARIGSKLMEHPQIRDIQDLYAIKEGDSLHIELKVEVDPSMTIEEADDIRDYIEQQLKEKIKNVTDVIIEFDKDDGKVTWTKPQE, encoded by the coding sequence ATGAAAGAATTTATCGGGTTGCTGAAATTCGGTACGAAATCGGCATTATGGGCAGCAATTGTCAATACGATTGTCGCCATTATTAAAACTGCAGCTTACCTCATCACCGGTAACGTCGCCATGTTTGCAGAAATGATGCATAGTTACGGCGATGCTGCTAACCAATTTTTTGTTTTTATAGGTTCTGCACTGAGCAAGAAAGAACCAACAGAACGGTTTCCGGGCGGATTTGGCCGTTTAGTGAACCTGGTTTTATTAGGTGCGGTCCTGGTAGTCGGGGTACTTGCCTATGAAACGATTATAGAAGGAATCCACCACATTTCAAACGCCACCCATTCCGAGGATTGGTTCTGGCTTAACATTAGCGTTTTGGGAACAGCAGCCATTCTTGAAGCTGCCGTTCTTTATAAAGCCATGAAAGAAATCACGGAGCATTTACCAAAAGACCAAGTGAGCGGCTTCAAAATCATTCCTGCAAGTTACAAACATGCCAAAGAAGCAAAACCTGCCACCAAACTGGTTTTTCTAGAAGACAATGTGGCAGTCGGCGGAGCGTTATTGGCGCTATTGGCTATTGTCGTCTCCACCTACACACCCTTCCATAGCGCAACTGGCTATGCTTCCATCATTATCGGGATTTCGCTTATTGTAGTCGTCGGCCGAATCTTTCTCGACAATGCAGCCGGTGTTCTCGGCGTGGCAGATCTCGGCTTGCAAGCACGCATCGGCAGCAAACTCATGGAGCATCCACAAATAAGGGATATTCAAGATTTGTATGCTATTAAAGAAGGAGACAGCCTGCATATCGAACTCAAGGTGGAAGTAGATCCGTCAATGACAATCGAAGAAGCAGACGATATCCGGGATTATATTGAACAACAACTCAAAGAAAAGATAAAGAATGTCACAGATGTCATTATTGAATTCGACAAGGACGACGGGAAAGTTACTTGGACCAAACCGCAGGAATAA